One Acidobacteriota bacterium genomic window, GCGCCTTCATAGACGAAGAACGAGTAACCGTGGATCACTCCCGCATCTACCGCGGCGAATCCCGGCAGGATCCGGGCATCGAGGTAGCGCAGGATCATCTCTACCGACGCGCGATAATCCCAGTTGAGCGTGCGCGCCCACAACTCTGCCTCGCGCTCGAGTAGTCCGCGCAGTTCAGCCGACGTGAAATGCCTGAGGTCGAGGATCTCCATCGCGAGTCCGGGAGCCGTGGGGCGGTGCTGCAGGCTGCGGCGGGCCGTCGTTGCCATCCGGACAGTCTATTCACCGCGCATCCGATTGCAAGCGCCGGCCCCGCCCGAACCATCCCATGCAACTACTGGGATGAGCCTCCCCACTTGACGCGCGAGGTGGGGCTGGATTTGTAGCCCCGCTTGCCCCCGAGCGGGGGCTTCGACTCGGCAGCTCCTAATGATGCATGGAAGCCGGACTCACCCAATAGAACACCAGCTTCTGCGGCGCGTACTCTCCCACTTTGGAGACGCGCCGTCCGCCCACCAGCTGTGACAACTCTTCTTCCATGCCCGCCGGCGCGATCACCATGTGATCACCGCTCGGGATCCCCGCCGGCTGGTCGAAGTATGTGGGCTGGTACCAGGTGATGACTTGCCCGCGATAAAACGCCATCCCATACCCGGCTTCGCGCCGCGATTTGTAGATAGCCAGCTGCGAGCTGCGATGATCGATGGCGTCGAGCGCCAGCGCCGCCTGGCGGTACGAGACTTTCGCATCCAGCACGGGCGCGGCCAGCCGCAGCAGGAAAGCCAGCAACACCAGCACCGGCACCAGCGTGACGAAGCGCAGCAAGCGCAGTCCGCGGACGTACACCGTCCACGCCACCGCAACGAACACGATTGCCGCCAGCACGCCGGCGGTGATGCGCGGCGCGTTCCCCGGCTGTGCCAACGCGTACGGCACCAGCAGCACGCCCGCAAACATCAGGGCCAACACGCCCGCATGCAGCGTCAGCAGGCCAAAGTCCGGCTTCGCCCCGCGTTTGCGCTCTACGTAGTCTGCGACCAGCAGTGTGCACGCCGGCAGTGCCGGCAGGATGTACCCCGGCAGCTTCGACTGCGCGATCGAGAAGAATCCCAGCACCGCGAATATCCAGATCAGCAGGAACTGCTGCAACAACGGAGTCGTTGCCCGCTCACCGCCGCCGCCCACGCCCAGCGGAGCCGTTGCCCACTCGCCCGCAAGCGAGCGCCAGGCTCGCCGCGCCGCATCCACCACCGCCGCCAACCAATACACCGTCCAGGGCAGCGTCCCGATCAGCACGACGGGCACGTAATACCAGAACGGCTGGTGATGCTGATACACGTTCGTCGCAAAACGCGCGAGGTTGTGTTCCAGGATGAACGCGCGGAAGAACTGCGGATTGCGTGACTGGACGACCACATACCACGGCAGCGCGACCCCGAGGAACAGCAGGATGCCCGGCGGCCAGAGGGTCCGCAGGACCGTCCGCGGCTCGCGCCGCAACAACGCAAATAGCACAACGATCAGTCCAGCCAGCGCCGGCGCTACCGGCCCCTTGGCCAGCATCCCGACGGCAGCGAAGAAGTAGAACGCCAGCAGCCAAACCTTTTTGTCCTCCGCGGCGGTCAGCGTCAACCGCCACGCCATCCACGCCAGCATCGCCAGCGTGAAGCTCGCGGCGAGCAGCATGTCCGGCCCGGCGCTGCGCCCGAATCCGATCAGCGCCACCGACGACGCCGTCATCAACGCACCGTCGAGTTCAGCCCCTCTTGCAAACCGCCGCAAGAAGAAATACACCCCGAACACCGCTGCCGTGGCAAAGGTCGCCGCCGGCAGCCGCGCTGCCCAGTCGCTCGCGCCGAAAAGTTTGAAAGAGACGATCGCCGACCAGTAATAAAGGATCGGCTTCTCGAACCACGGATGCCCGTAGAGTGTGGGGGTGACCCAATCGCGGCGCGCGAGCATCTCGCGGGCGATCTGCGCGTAGCGCGGCTCGTCCGCGCCGGTCAGTCCGATCGCCGCCGCGCCGAAATACTGCAGGAACGCGCAGAACCCCGCGACGGTCGCCACTTCGATCAGGAGATTGCGCCGGTCGTTCAACGCAAAAAGTGTATCAGGCCGGCTACTGTGGGCTGGGGGCCGCCGATTGCCCACCCCGCATCGCCCGCACCAGCGCCACCAGGCTCACGATCGTCCACGTCACTTCCATGATCGCGAACCCCACCTGCAACGGACGCAGCGCGATCCACGCCAATATCGCCGCGCCCGCCGCGTTCAACAGGTTGTAAGTCGCGCGCCGCGAATCCATCCAGCGCGCCTGATGCCCGATGTATGCGATCAGGATCAGCGCCGCGCCCACGAACGACTCGATCTGCGTTGCCAGCGATATCTGCATGCTGCCTTTCGGTCAGACCGCCTTGTCTCCCAGCGCGCACCGCAACTGCGCCAGTATCCTTTCACTCGCCGCCGAGAGCGGACCATCGATGGCGCATCCCGACGCGCACGGATGTCCGCCGCCCCCGAACTGCGCCGCTATCTCCGCCACGTCGATGATCCCCTTGGACCGCAGGCTCACGCGGAAGCGTCCGCCTTCGGACTCGCGGAAGAAGGCCGCCGCCTCCACG contains:
- a CDS encoding glycosyltransferase family 39 protein, which gives rise to MNDRRNLLIEVATVAGFCAFLQYFGAAAIGLTGADEPRYAQIAREMLARRDWVTPTLYGHPWFEKPILYYWSAIVSFKLFGASDWAARLPAATFATAAVFGVYFFLRRFARGAELDGALMTASSVALIGFGRSAGPDMLLAASFTLAMLAWMAWRLTLTAAEDKKVWLLAFYFFAAVGMLAKGPVAPALAGLIVVLFALLRREPRTVLRTLWPPGILLFLGVALPWYVVVQSRNPQFFRAFILEHNLARFATNVYQHHQPFWYYVPVVLIGTLPWTVYWLAAVVDAARRAWRSLAGEWATAPLGVGGGGERATTPLLQQFLLIWIFAVLGFFSIAQSKLPGYILPALPACTLLVADYVERKRGAKPDFGLLTLHAGVLALMFAGVLLVPYALAQPGNAPRITAGVLAAIVFVAVAWTVYVRGLRLLRFVTLVPVLVLLAFLLRLAAPVLDAKVSYRQAALALDAIDHRSSQLAIYKSRREAGYGMAFYRGQVITWYQPTYFDQPAGIPSGDHMVIAPAGMEEELSQLVGGRRVSKVGEYAPQKLVFYWVSPASMHH